ttaattattaattaattataaatttatttatttgttattttataaatagtGGTGATTTTgagttattataatattttaaaatgtaattagtgtattaattattttagttagctGTATATTATTGTTTgtgaataataattattgatttaatttttttattggctATTGATACGTGGTTAGTTTTATATagtttgtgctttttttttttttcactgtaaCAAAACAAACGCCATAAAGACCTTTCTTCGATCACCTAAGGCAATGTTTGGTTAgggaataggaataggaatagggaTAGATACTTATCCCTCCTTTATACCGAAACATTAATTTATTGATGAATTTATCAATAAATGTTTTGTACTTGTATCTATCTCTGTAATAGTTAGTTCTtgtttatatccgaaccaaacggtacctaagCGTCGTGACACGTGGTTCCAGCGTCCTTGCCCGAAAAGGACAGCTCAGCGAGAGGTGAGCTCGaccaccaaaaaaaatattatctcaattatagtttaaaaagaaaaaattgaagatttcatcaaatttattgaTGAATTTATCAAACTTAACAATTTTAACCTCTTTAatagcaaataaaactaaattaattaaccatCATTATTAACAGAACTATGAATTTTAACACAATTTTCAATTGAAGTAACTAGAATAATTCAATTACAAAGCATTAAAAGGTTGAGGAGTATTTGAAATAACCTATATTATTATTGATACATTGGTGAACTCGGTACTAAGATCTCTACCCCTGGCCCATTGGGCCAAGAAACCAGAATTAGATCATACTTTTTTTGGCCCCCAAAATAGAACTAActactatttaaaatataaaattatttacgGTATTGTTTGGATCACCATATGCTCGGCCCGAATTTGATCCGATTCGAACGGTTATGCATACAGCGTAATGCTGCATATTATAATTTGTTtatgtaaaatagaaaattgtcATATTTAATCATCCAAAACTCAATTCataattttagttaaattaaGTCAAAATCATCAAACTTtgaaagaaaactaaaattcaaaatatgtaaaaataataaaggatTGGGTCAGCCTAAATTGGATCCGGACATTCTTTTCTCTCGTGGGTCGGGTTTGGGATCCAATTGTAAGACTTTCTCTCCTATCCTAATCTGACCTGGTCCACTTGTAAATTTGTTACGTTGAGTCTGTACTAAAATCTCTATTTGATTCGAATTCGACCTTtctgtttttatttctttaaattcaatagttttaaatacaaatgattattttttattattattattattattattattattattattattattataaaatagttaTTGAGTTGACACGTGCAAActaaaagatttggtggttggtattcgaaatCCCAAGtttaaatcctagttgattaATATTTctggctaagtttatttctaaaaaaaaaaaaaaaaaaaaactaaaaggttTGCACATGTGTAAGTAACCTTAAAAACCgtgtaataaaattttgaccgTTAGAATTTAAAACTAACAGGTGGGCAATAAATCGGCGAAGCCCCCAAAGATTTGTTCTAATGCCTCGCAAGTGTCAATTACAACTCCAccgaaaagattttaaaaataaataaaaaattactttgtatcaagattttaagtttaaagtttagttactttgtattttagttaagtttttttttcttttcaaaacaaGTAGCACACTActtttcttaagaaaaaaaaaaagaaaaaaaactttgtcCTCCTATACTCTATTGTTTCCTCAAAACAGAaactttcttaaaaaataaaaaaatgtttagaTTATAAACTATAGTTTGAGCTAATCTCATAtgattttaatgtttttttaatatataagtGAAAATGCACCTGTGGCCCACAACATAAGGTTCCAAGCCGCCCCTCATCGTCATCGTCTAATCCAtcataaatatgaataaatataCATTTACGCAAAATAGTTAGCCGGACGGCAAAATGTACCCAATGTTTCCCGAGTGTTTAGGTAGCACAATTCATTATGGTAGTAATATTTATTAACTTTCAGATAGCGTGTtaaccgcttcgtttattttatttaaaaataaatttagttgaaaatgtgaatcaatcaattaagatttgaacttgggaACTCAGGGGACTAATCATTAAgatctttgccacttgcgctaaatTATTGAACATATATTTTGTTCACCTcattaaatttcaatatacagTAATCTTTGCagatattttgtaaaataaaattataccccatcaaattcaaaaaattatatatatttcacgGGATCTCACTTCACGCTCTTCATGCGAGTTCGCCCTATGCTTAAAACTCATCCGTATGTATAAATCGTGTAGGCTGCACGGAAGGTAATCTCTTCGATTCCGTTCAAATGCTTACGATCTTCGCTTATGAAAATTTGGCCACTTCAAATCTGACTTCGACTAAAACAAATATACTCTTAATTCTGATAAAGTTGTAGTtataactttaatataaaatctatttgcagatatgaaataaaaaaattttattttatttgtataaattataacGTATTGTGCGAAATGTATTAGTTtcactaaattataattttgtttctatttattttctttcggtTCGCATGCTTTTCCATAAATCCAagcaataatatttatttaagtatttatacAAACTtatcattatattatatttataaattattaaagtattgataaatttatatagcATATTAATTGCGTGTAAGAGATAATTAAAAACTGATGTATTATTAATATCAACgcattataatatatacaaaGATAATATGACTGGAGAACTAAAGTACGATCTAATTTGAATTCCCTTCCAATTCAGCCattgtaaggaaaaaaaaaaataaaaaaaaataaaaaaaattatggacaaATTTTGGGTACTGTTTGCATTTATCCATAAAATAAATGAGCAGGGTCCCACTCTCTTCGTCTCTCTTTCCACCTGTGAATAATTAAcaccaagaaataaaaaaaaaaaattagcattcAGAAAGCGACCTTCAACTTAATCCCCACCGTCCATCACCTCCCCCCGCATCGTCATCCTCAGCATGCACGATCATCACTCATCGATCGGATCCTTCAAGAAAACAAAAtcctctctacctctctctcgcTTTTTCTCTACCTAGGGTCTTCTTTTTGCCCTAGCTCGGGGAGCgatcgacgacgacgatgaggGCGAcgagctcggcggcggcggccatggCGGAAGGGAACTCGGCGTTGGCCGGGCCGATCCTCGTCCTCGGATCGGTCGCCGATTGGTGGGCGGAGATCAATGAATCGGCGAAGTGGCAGGACGgggtcttcttcttcctcaccgCCGCATACGCCCTCGTCTCCGCCGTCGCGCTGGTATAATAAGCCCTAGCTTTGCTGCAAATCTTGTGAGCATTTGTGATCTTTGAGGGTGTGATTGTTTGTAGTTTACCTAAAGGATCGATTTTGTTGGTGCTAATCGGTTTATCCCGACGTTGATAGGTGAAAGAATGGAGTTGCTAATATAGTTCTTTGAAACGGCTAGGAATTGGGTGCGTAGATTGCTGTTGGTGTACGTCTTAGGGTTATTTTAGAAAGGGGCGATTGAAAAATGGAgttatttattgtattttttttggtaGGAGAATCAGTTTGATTATACCCTGGGGCAATTTTGGTTTGAGAGTAAATTGGGCGaggatatattatttttaaaccTAAGCTATTAATTGCTGTGTTATTTTGTGGTAACggaaaaaaaaggtcaaaactGCATCTTTCTTTAGTTTATAAAAGAATTATTGGGCTTATCAATAAAAGATAAAGGTTGGGTGGAAGAATTATGGGGATAACAGGGGATAAGCTGAGGATTTGTACTACCTGTGCTTGGTGGAACTGTGATTTCTTGTTTATCCTAGAATAGCATGGTTTGACAAATATAAATGGGTTCTTTTTGTTGCTTCTGGCAGAATAAAAGGCCATATTTGAATTATCGCTTCGTCATCCTCAACCCAAAAGCTCCATAAAGTTGATTTTGGTAGGTAGATTGGATGAGGGTTTTAACTTTTGTTAGTTGTTGGGACCGGATTACCTTTCTTTGTCGTCGTTTTATCAGTTTAGAGCAGGTGTGGTTTCCACTTCTTGTGGTATGTGTTGGCGGATGTTCTTATTTGTGCTGGGGTATGCCTTGTATGTTCACTTGCCTTTTTTGGCTGCTTCTTGCTTATGTCAGCCGCCAGATTGGTATTTGGATATTGGCCAGTTTGGGAGCCTAATGGTGTTTTTTGCCTAGTCTGGAAGTTGGATTATATATCAGTGTGGTGACTTTTGGCATGATCAGCTGTGGAAATTGTTATTGACTTTGGGCCTGTGACTCCCTATCTTTGTGGTTCTTACCTTTCTGGGATTTCATTGATGTTAGCTTGCTGCTGTAGGTGCCTTACTGCTTTAATGTATTACTTAGGTTCTATTGTGATTAttgttttgaagtttttctggTAACTGTTAGATATCCTCTGTAACTTTTCTAGCTCTGTGCTCTCTAGCATGACAATTAAATGTTTGCCTTTGAATACCAAgaattctttcttctattagcATAAGTGTGAAATCCTTTTCGAATATTTGGTTCCAAATGATCTTTATAGTGCATTATGAAATAgttattctttttttcacttcttGAAGAAATTGAAGGTGATATTCAAATGATGCCTAGAAcacaaaaaaattgtaatttacaAGGCAAGGGGAAGTCTGAAGGCTCAATAGGCCTCTACCTTTAAGTGCATCTGCAATGATGTTCATGAGACTACTCTAATGACAAGTCTCAAGAATCAGCTACCTCTACCTAAACTATGCTTGTCTGTTACGAGATTTGCTTCAACTTCTTATTTTTGGGATATGATCTTGATAAGATCTATTTCGATGTTTTAAAtagatcttttatttttcttttaagtttGGTTGGTGTATTGTTGAATCTTGgacttctttattcttttcagaTTCAACTAATAAGAATTCAAATGCGGGTTCCTGAATTTGGTTGGACGACACAGAAGGTTTTTCATCTTATGAACTTTGTTGTGAATGGAGGTAAACTTCGCAACTGTTTGTCATTATAGTttcatacatttatatatatacacacatatatatatatacatatatacacatatccacacatatgtatgtatgtatgtatacacaATTCCTAATTGCGTATCTCTGTTGCAGTTCGTGCTGTTGTATTTGGATTTCATACTCAGGTTTTTCTTTTCCACACAAAAGTAAGCACCTTATTGCCTATAACTTATCTCTGCAACATTTGTATAATTTGGCTTTTGGCAATACCCAATATCATTGCATTAAAagatgaattattttttcaaggAGGTGGGACCTCAATTGAAAACAATGAAAATATGATGGTAGAGCTAGCAAAATATTAGAGAAAGGGAACCCTCTATTATATGATGGAATGATGGCTTTGTTGCCTCAGCCATGCCTATGAATTAATGaatcaactatttttctttacGCATGCTATATTTGCTTAATAAAGAGAAGAGATTACAGCTCTAAACTCTGTCAACTAAAAGAGTACTGGCAGATGTCAATCTATATTTGTTACTCCTTGTTCTTGCATGCTTGTTGCATCAACTTTCTTGCAGGGACTATCTTAGAAACATTTTGTTTCAAGTGGTATGATCTAGTTGACTgaattgtaatttaattactttaatgAAACAGGTATTTACTTTGACACTACTGGATCTTCCCGGGTTGTTGTTTTTCTCGACATACACATTACTTGTTTTATTCTGGGCTGAGATATATCATCAGGCAAGTCCAACAACAACGTCAAGTCATATTTTCATTTGGTGTTTCAACATTCTGACCTTTTTCAAAGATTATTGGCAGGCAAGGAGTCTTCCTACTGACAAGCTAAGGGCTGCTTACATCGCCGTGAATAGTCTAGTTTATGCTATCCAGGTTTACTTTTTTCCCTCCTCTCAACAGTAGTTCCTAATTTCTAAAACATGATGCtgatctttttcatttttattgagAGATgatattttgtgattttagaaACTGACAAGCTCCATTGGAGCAAAACCAGTTCATGTTACTTTGAAACCCGTCTTCTCATGGGTGACATAGATAATCTCTGAATAATTCTGACCTCCTATATGGCTAGTTTTCTTTTCTGTAGATCTGCCAAAGAGACTGAAACATATTGTAGATGATAGGCCCTCAAGTTATATAAATATTCCTCGTACAAATTTCTTGGCGTATGATGTAATTGTTCCCTTTTTCTGTACTTAAATCTCTAGCAATGACGAGAACCATATATTGATCAGATTGGCATTTGGATATATCTCTGGATTGATGACAACAGTATAGTTGAGCTAGTCGGCAAGATCTTTATTGCAGGTAAAGCTGATCATTCTTGCAGTTCCCCTGACCTACTtttataatgataataatataacTGTACatctttatgctttatttttctcttgATGCAGTGGTCTCATTTATAGCGTGTCTTGGGTTCTTAATATATGGAGGAAGGTTCGTTCGTATGAAACAATCTTTTACTATCTTGTTTTTGTTCGTATGCtgtcttttttttgttctttatagAGTTTTTTTGAGTGATGTATGTTATCCCGTAGGCTATTTTTCCTTTTGAGGCGCTTCCCCATTGAATCAAAAGGGCGGAGAAAGAAGCTTCACGAGGTGCTCATTTCTTGGTTATCACTCGCATAGCACTCTAGATGACAAATCAAACTAATATAAGACAAATTTAATCAGGATCtgcaaaatattata
This genomic window from Ananas comosus cultivar F153 linkage group 3, ASM154086v1, whole genome shotgun sequence contains:
- the LOC109707746 gene encoding tobamovirus multiplication protein 1 isoform X1 — encoded protein: MRATSSAAAAMAEGNSALAGPILVLGSVADWWAEINESAKWQDGVFFFLTAAYALVSAVALIQLIRIQMRVPEFGWTTQKVFHLMNFVVNGVRAVVFGFHTQVFLFHTKVFTLTLLDLPGLLFFSTYTLLVLFWAEIYHQARSLPTDKLRAAYIAVNSLVYAIQIGIWIYLWIDDNSIVELVGKIFIAVVSFIACLGFLIYGGRLFFLLRRFPIESKGRRKKLHEVGSVTAICFTCFLIRLVVVALSAFDLDLSLEVMDHPILDLIYYMLTEILPSALVLYILRKLPPKRVSAQYHPIR
- the LOC109707746 gene encoding tobamovirus multiplication protein 1 isoform X2: MRATSSAAAAMAEGNSALAGPILVLGSVADWWAEINESAKWQDGVFFFLTAAYALVSAVALIQLIRIQMRVPEFGWTTQKVFHLMNFVVNGVRAVVFGFHTQVFLFHTKVFTLTLLDLPGLLFFSTYTLLVLFWAEIYHQARSLPTDKLRAAYIAVNSLVYAIQIGIWIYLWIDDNSIVELVGKIFIAVVSFIACLGFLIYGGRLFFLLRRFPIESKGRRKKLHEVGSVTAICFTCFLIRLVVSLH